TTGTTGAGATCTACATTAGTATTACACAACTTGGACGATTTTGTTGGATTTGAAATCGTGCCtccattgagaaaaaaaaatagaggaaAGCGAGATGATCTAGTTCGACAAGGGGAAAGAAGATGTGAACGGGTAATTTAgcccatatttttgaaaaaaaaattaatttgttttttttgtttaatttctcttaaggtgaaaatataaaattttagcaaaaaaaaaatgcatattattAAAAAGAGATGCTAAAAAATATGAGCATAGCTTAATACTTTTTGatgtgttaatattattattagtttaattaaatatcgaattacatatagtttaatataataatttttagagaatATCCCTAATAAATCGCAAGACGATAGCAGTAATTCAGTAGCAATGCTACCCTTATTTAGAAAATCCCATTAGAGGGAGGATAGGGTGATATATCTGTTTATTCGAATCTCATCTCCCGATCCAGCTCATTTACGTCTCACAAGTCATCTCGctcatctctttctctctctctccccgTCGTTCCCCTCTCTTTGCCTCCCTCTCTCGTTGTGCCTCTCACCCTCAGTCGATCCCTCTCGCTCATCGCCGGTGTCATCTCCACCACCTTCCGTTCCCCATTTCTCTATTGTCTCCACCACCCTCCGTTCTCCATTTCTCTCTCCTCTGTTTCTTCATTTCTCTCGGCAGACGGCATCACATAGCTCCTCTTCCCTCGGCAGTCCCAGCTCCGGTATCCCTCTTATGAATCTTCACCAGGTATTTAATTTTCAGCTTCAATCAATGTTTGAGTAAGTTGAGctaattattttgtttaattttgtgtttttcGCTGTAATTTGTTGAGGATGTATAAGTATTGTTCTGCCTATATAAATTTCGGTACTTTTGGTTTGCTTTTAGGATCAATAACAAGAATTTGGTATTTGTTTCTGTTTCACCAATTTGGGTACACCTCCAAGCTCCAACAGGTATTGAATTTTGATTTGAGGTTGATTTTCCCTAATTTGAGTTGTTTAATGATTGTCTATAAACTTTATTATTTCTCAATGTAATCTACCTACTGTATAGGGCATGTAATTTGAATAACCATGTTATTGTGCATATAATTATTTCCTCATCATGAAACTTAAAGAGTTTGTTTGTATAACTTTTATTCAAGATTATTTTGCTTGGAAatgtctataaatcattttctTGTATCATCTTTGATTTTAGAGTTGTAGTTCATACATTAAACAGAACGAGTGTTACAATATCAGACTGATTCGTAAAATGACtgattaataattatcttataaaAGTCATAATTATAATTTGACATATTTGTCATTTTGTTCTCAAATATTTCATGATCTTTTCAAGAGTTTTATTCTTTAAACTAATAAATGAGCTGATCATCTTCAACATGTTTGAATGTCTTGACTTTGAAGAAGAAATAGCAGCACTATTGGATTCTTGTAATTAGCTTCCATTACAGTAAAGAGCTCACACTTCAAAACTTAAGTAGTAATGTACCAGAATTGTGTCAAACTGACCATTAACGTATAAAATTACTGATAAAATGAAACAAAAACTCAATATTTATTCTAACGCATATCTCATATTTTCATGTTCTGATATTGGTATTTGGTACTATAACACAGAATAATACTACAACAGCTAAAAGTTACAAATGAGAAACTTtaatactataaaaataaattgattaaatcaGATGTGGGGTTTTGATTTTGTTAATGTTAGATTTGATATTTTGCTATATTTGATTGATTTCAGATCTAGATTAGGAGTAAGTTTGATTGTTAATGTTATGTTTGGATGTGATGTGGGTGAGATCAGATCTggattatttttgaaattattttgttgtttgtatgAGTTTTGTTGAGTTGTTTGGTTGGAGAGAAAGTCATGGAAAGTGTGGGAAGATTTGAGATTAGGGTTAAATTATAATTTGATGCCTTTTTATAAGGGTGTTTGGTTAGCAAGAAAGAGTAGCAAAGTGAAGGAAAATGATGATTGTTGAATTTACAGTTTTTTCGACATTCAAGTTTGTTGCCGTGAAGCTTAGTGAAGTTATCAAGCAGCAAAACAATGCAGGTTAGCTACTGACTATGGATTATCTCTtcatttctattattatttttctttagccTTTCTTATATATTCATAGCAAAGTGCTCTATAGCTTAATGGGCCATATGAGTATCCAATTTTTTGGATGGTAAGCTGAACTATTTTCTGTTAAGGCATCAAGAGCAAGGCTATTCAAGGAATTCAAAGAGGTGCAACGAGAGAAAGTGGCTGATCCAGATATTCAACTTTCTTGTGATGATAATAACATATTTAAGTGGACTGCCCTTGTCAAGGTAGGCTCAATTATTACAGAAAGGTTATGCTATGTTTCCTGCTTGGATATATAATCTATGTCTTTATAAATGTTCGTTTTTGATTCAGGGACCCTCAGAGACTCCATTTGAAGGTGGTATATTTCAACTTGCTTTTGCAGTCCCTGAGCAGTATCCTTTACAACCTCCTCAAGTGAGGTTCTTAACGAAAATTTTTCATCCTAATGTTCACTTCAAGGTATGGTTGTTTTCAcgattacttttttttattttttaaaaaaagttgatCCAATTAGTGCattattttgaaagaaaatgataacATTGAGAAATGGCAAGTGTTAATGCTCATTACTAGTATATGTTTTATGCGGTTTCAGTTGACTTATGGAATTCCTATGTTACTACTTGGTAAGATTAACATATGGAATCTCACCAAAAGATGTGTGTAAACAAATGCTGTGAAACTCTAGGATATATCTTTTTGTTTGTTGAGTGGAAGTTTTGAACTTTCTCTTATGTTGATATCCTCAAAACTGTTGAAATAATTTTGACAGAATATAACTAATGTAGTGATATCTACTCATTTAAGAAGTCTTGAGTGTGTGATAGGGCTAAGTGGAGTGTATAAAGATGTTAGATTATCTTGGAATTGCTTGGAAGTTTGAGGGGAGGCCACAAGGTCGAGGggctgattttttatttatttttttgatagaGAAGAAAACTTCATCAACGGAGAATATACATAAAAAACAAAGTTCGTGGTGGGAACAAAGGGTTCCACCTCCCCAAACTCCAATGATCCAAACCGAATTATGAGATCTGCCCAGGTAGCAAGGTCATAAGCCACACAGTTCAAAGTCCTAGAAATCCAGCATAATTCCACATTAGTGATACAACTTAAAACACCAGACAACGAAAAAAAAGAGGCTTAATCTTTCCAAATTAACTCATCTTTCGAATTCAACAACAACCTTCAATAACAATCTAACA
This Cannabis sativa cultivar Pink pepper isolate KNU-18-1 chromosome 6, ASM2916894v1, whole genome shotgun sequence DNA region includes the following protein-coding sequences:
- the LOC115725312 gene encoding protein PEROXIN-4 — its product is MQASRARLFKEFKEVQREKVADPDIQLSCDDNNIFKWTALVKGPSETPFEGGIFQLAFAVPEQYPLQPPQVRFLTKIFHPNVHFKTGEICLDILKNAWSPAWTLQSVCRAIIALMAHPEPDSPLNCDSGNLLRSGDIRGYQSMARMYTRLAAMPKKG